A window from Pseudooceanicola algae encodes these proteins:
- the mtaB gene encoding tRNA (N(6)-L-threonylcarbamoyladenosine(37)-C(2))-methylthiotransferase MtaB, translated as MGEAPRFTTLGCRLNAYETEAMKAMADAAGLSDAHIVNTCAVTSEAVRKARQEIRRLRRDNPEARIIVTGCAAQTEPETFAAMEEVDLILGNSEKMKPETWTTLGPDFVGQTERVMVDDIMSVTETAGHLIDGFGTRSRAYVQVQNGCDHRCTFCIIPYGRGNSRSVPAGVVVDQIKRLVQQGYNEVVLTGVDLTSWGADLPATPRLGDLVLRILKLTDVPRLRISSIDSIEADDALMQAIATEPRLMPHLHLSLQAGDDMILKRMKRRHLRDDAIRFCEEARRLRPDMTFGADIIAGFPTETEAMFTNSLRLVEDCDLTWLHVFPYSARPGTPAARMPAVNGKAVKSRAARLRAAGDAQVARHLADQQGRDHAILMESPRMGRTEQFTEVHFTRDLPEGQIVQARITGRQDTHLIA; from the coding sequence ATGGGCGAAGCCCCGCGTTTCACCACCCTCGGCTGCCGCCTGAACGCCTATGAGACCGAGGCGATGAAGGCCATGGCCGATGCCGCCGGCCTGTCGGACGCCCATATCGTCAACACCTGCGCGGTCACCTCCGAAGCGGTCCGCAAGGCGCGCCAGGAAATCCGCCGCCTGCGCCGCGACAACCCCGAGGCGCGCATCATCGTCACCGGCTGTGCCGCCCAGACCGAACCCGAGACCTTCGCCGCCATGGAAGAAGTCGACCTGATCCTCGGCAATTCCGAAAAGATGAAGCCGGAAACCTGGACGACCCTCGGGCCCGACTTCGTCGGCCAGACCGAACGCGTCATGGTCGACGACATCATGTCCGTCACGGAAACCGCCGGCCACCTGATCGACGGCTTCGGCACCCGGTCGCGCGCCTATGTCCAGGTTCAGAACGGCTGCGACCACCGCTGCACCTTCTGCATCATCCCCTATGGCCGCGGCAACTCCCGCTCGGTCCCCGCCGGAGTCGTCGTCGACCAGATCAAGCGCCTCGTGCAGCAGGGCTACAACGAAGTCGTGCTGACCGGCGTCGACCTCACCTCCTGGGGCGCCGACCTTCCGGCCACACCGCGCCTCGGCGACCTGGTGCTGCGAATCCTCAAGCTGACGGATGTGCCCCGCCTGAGGATCTCCTCGATCGATTCGATCGAAGCCGATGACGCGCTGATGCAGGCCATCGCGACCGAACCCCGCCTGATGCCGCACCTGCACCTCAGCCTGCAGGCGGGCGACGACATGATCCTGAAACGGATGAAACGCCGCCACCTGCGCGACGACGCCATCCGCTTCTGCGAAGAGGCCCGCCGCCTGCGCCCCGACATGACCTTCGGCGCCGACATCATCGCCGGCTTCCCCACGGAAACCGAAGCGATGTTCACCAACTCCCTGCGCCTCGTGGAAGACTGCGACCTCACCTGGCTGCACGTCTTCCCCTACTCGGCCCGCCCCGGCACCCCCGCCGCCCGGATGCCCGCGGTCAACGGCAAGGCCGTCAAGTCCCGCGCCGCCCGCCTGCGCGCCGCCGGAGACGCCCAGGTCGCCCGCCACCTCGCCGACCAGCAGGGCCGCGACCACGCGATCCTCATGGAAAGCCCCCGCATGGGCCGGACCGAGCAATTCACCGAGGTCCACTTCACCCGCGACCTCCCCGAAGGCCAGATCGTCCAGGCCCGGATCACCGGCCGGCAGGACACCCACCTCATCGCCTGA
- a CDS encoding carbohydrate ABC transporter permease, translating into MQSVKTGDVTGALLGMLWSLIVAITVAVAMSFATGDGFRPGLIGLLIAGLVCGGTATRLGSGWMTVALAVVLVAVLTAIGLPVIVSETTMLPLVVMILLAGLSLGLGMAKIMGGMPSGALTRHQFEAAIIRFLTGFGYVFFTAIVIIPFYVMVMTSLKSQQALLQNPLDFSLDLSRGWDLFRSYYELMTQYNFGSYLWTSFYVSVLTVFITLAFSIPGAYAVARLRFRGRSTFSRSVLLIYMVPMIVLALPIYIGFSMLGLRNTLFGIVLIYPVTTIPVALYMLQGYFRGLPAEVEEAGLMDGLSRLAVIWKITLPLSLPALASVSLYVFMIAWNEFLLAFMLLDDPSKFTLTRGIASLNSSEIPRQHLMAGAVIATVPIMALFLGLERFMTRGLTAGSVKG; encoded by the coding sequence ATGCAAAGCGTGAAAACCGGCGACGTGACCGGTGCCCTGCTTGGCATGCTCTGGTCGCTGATCGTCGCCATCACCGTTGCCGTCGCGATGAGCTTTGCCACCGGCGATGGCTTTCGCCCCGGCCTGATCGGCTTGCTGATCGCCGGGCTTGTCTGCGGTGGCACGGCGACCCGGCTCGGGTCCGGCTGGATGACCGTGGCGCTTGCCGTCGTGCTGGTAGCGGTGCTGACAGCAATCGGCCTGCCCGTCATCGTCAGTGAAACGACGATGCTGCCACTGGTCGTGATGATCCTGTTGGCCGGGCTGTCGCTGGGGCTGGGGATGGCCAAGATCATGGGCGGCATGCCCTCCGGTGCGCTGACCCGGCATCAGTTCGAGGCCGCGATCATCCGTTTCCTCACCGGCTTCGGCTATGTCTTCTTTACCGCGATTGTCATCATCCCCTTCTACGTGATGGTGATGACCAGCCTGAAAAGCCAACAGGCGCTGTTGCAGAACCCGCTGGACTTCAGTCTGGACCTGTCGCGGGGCTGGGACCTGTTCCGCAGCTATTACGAGCTGATGACCCAGTACAATTTCGGCAGCTACCTCTGGACCAGCTTCTATGTCTCGGTGCTGACCGTGTTCATAACCCTGGCCTTCTCGATCCCCGGCGCCTACGCGGTGGCACGGCTGCGCTTCCGGGGGCGGTCCACGTTCTCGCGCTCCGTGCTGCTGATCTACATGGTGCCGATGATCGTCCTGGCGCTGCCGATCTACATCGGGTTCTCGATGCTGGGCCTGCGCAACACCCTGTTCGGCATCGTGCTGATCTATCCGGTGACAACGATCCCCGTGGCGCTCTACATGCTGCAGGGGTATTTCCGCGGCCTGCCGGCCGAGGTCGAGGAAGCCGGCCTGATGGATGGCCTGTCGCGCCTTGCGGTGATCTGGAAGATCACCCTGCCGCTGTCGCTTCCGGCACTGGCCAGCGTGTCGCTCTATGTCTTCATGATCGCCTGGAACGAATTCCTGCTGGCCTTCATGCTGCTGGACGACCCGTCGAAATTCACCCTGACACGGGGGATCGCCAGCCTGAATTCCTCGGAAATCCCGCGCCAGCACCTGATGGCCGGGGCCGTGATCGCGACCGTGCCGATCATGGCGCTGTTCCTTGGGCTGGAAAGATTCATGACACGCGGGCTTACCGCGGGCTCTGTTAAAGGATGA
- the dapF gene encoding diaminopimelate epimerase: protein MQIKDIPQGLPFMKMHGLGNDFVVIDSRARRAAVTTPALARTLGDRNRGVGFDQLAEIRAGRDTDIELDFWNSDGSRAGACGNATRCVAAFVMGETGAKALSIRTARGLLQARVEAGEVSVNMGQPQLDWAEIPLAVPTDTLHLPLAGDPVAVGMGNPHCVFFAEDADAAPVTTKGPMVETDPLFPEQVNVEFAEVRARDEIRMRVWERGTGVTLACGSGACATLVAAVRRDLTDRRVRMELDGGWLVLDWRDDGVWMTGPTAHVFDAILSPALLEA from the coding sequence ATGCAGATCAAGGATATCCCCCAAGGCCTGCCGTTCATGAAGATGCACGGGTTGGGCAATGACTTCGTGGTGATCGACTCGCGCGCCCGGCGCGCGGCGGTGACCACGCCCGCGCTGGCGCGCACCCTGGGGGACCGCAATCGCGGTGTCGGCTTCGATCAGCTGGCCGAGATTCGCGCTGGCCGGGATACGGATATCGAGCTCGACTTCTGGAACAGCGACGGCAGCCGCGCCGGGGCCTGCGGCAATGCCACACGCTGTGTCGCGGCCTTCGTGATGGGCGAAACCGGGGCGAAGGCCCTGTCGATCCGAACCGCAAGGGGCCTGCTGCAGGCCCGCGTCGAGGCCGGCGAAGTCAGCGTGAACATGGGCCAGCCGCAACTCGACTGGGCCGAGATCCCACTGGCCGTCCCGACAGACACCCTGCACCTTCCGCTGGCGGGCGACCCGGTCGCCGTCGGCATGGGCAATCCCCATTGCGTCTTCTTCGCCGAAGATGCCGATGCCGCCCCGGTCACGACCAAAGGCCCGATGGTCGAAACCGACCCGCTGTTCCCGGAACAGGTCAATGTCGAGTTTGCCGAGGTCCGCGCCCGTGACGAGATCCGCATGCGGGTCTGGGAACGCGGCACCGGTGTGACGCTGGCCTGTGGCTCGGGCGCCTGCGCGACGCTGGTCGCCGCCGTGCGTCGCGATCTGACCGACCGCCGCGTGCGGATGGAACTGGATGGCGGCTGGCTGGTGCTCGACTGGCGCGATGACGGCGTCTGGATGACCGGCCCGACGGCCCATGTCTTCGACGCGATCCTGTCGCCCGCGCTGCTGGAGGCCTGA
- a CDS encoding ABC transporter ATP-binding protein, which translates to MSAITLKNVEKWYGPVQVIKGIDLEVAPGEFVVFVGPSGCGKSTLLRMIGGLEEISRGELLIDGRNATSEAPSQRGLSMVFQSYALYPHMSVAENMGFSLKTAGAPKSEIDAKVGAAAEVLKLDPLLERRPKDLSGGQRQRVAIGRSIVRDPTAFLFDEPLSNLDAALRVEMRYEIAKLHQRLQKAMIYVTHDQIEAMTLADRIVVLDAGRIAQVGTPRELYERPANLFVAQFIGSPKMNVMECSVAGGSWQVEGGRGAPGAPAGAVHLGIRPEHISILPAGQGACDGVVDVTEYLGADTFLVVDCGPLGRLTVRVIGDTDINPGDTCGLGFDTEWLSFFDSDGQALR; encoded by the coding sequence ATGAGTGCGATTACCCTGAAGAATGTCGAAAAATGGTATGGCCCGGTGCAGGTCATCAAGGGCATCGACCTCGAGGTCGCGCCGGGCGAATTCGTGGTCTTTGTCGGCCCCTCGGGCTGTGGCAAGTCGACCCTGCTTCGGATGATCGGCGGGCTTGAGGAAATCAGCCGCGGAGAGTTGCTGATCGATGGCCGCAACGCCACCTCCGAAGCGCCCAGCCAGCGTGGCTTGTCGATGGTGTTCCAAAGCTATGCGCTTTACCCGCATATGTCGGTGGCCGAGAACATGGGCTTTTCCCTGAAGACCGCCGGTGCCCCGAAATCCGAGATCGACGCCAAGGTCGGTGCCGCCGCCGAGGTGCTGAAGCTCGACCCGCTGCTGGAACGCCGCCCCAAGGACCTGTCCGGCGGACAGCGTCAGCGGGTGGCCATCGGCCGGTCCATCGTGCGGGACCCCACGGCCTTCCTGTTCGACGAACCGCTGTCGAATCTCGACGCTGCCCTGCGGGTCGAGATGCGCTACGAGATCGCCAAGCTGCACCAGCGGCTGCAAAAGGCGATGATCTACGTCACCCATGACCAGATCGAAGCCATGACCCTGGCGGATCGCATCGTCGTGCTGGACGCAGGCCGCATCGCCCAGGTCGGCACGCCGCGCGAATTGTACGAACGGCCCGCGAACCTCTTCGTGGCGCAGTTCATCGGCTCGCCCAAGATGAATGTCATGGAATGTTCCGTGGCGGGCGGGTCCTGGCAGGTGGAAGGCGGGCGCGGTGCGCCGGGCGCCCCGGCGGGGGCCGTGCATCTTGGCATCCGGCCCGAGCATATCTCGATCCTGCCCGCCGGGCAGGGGGCCTGTGACGGCGTGGTGGATGTCACCGAATACCTTGGCGCGGATACCTTCCTGGTGGTCGATTGCGGCCCCCTCGGGCGGCTGACCGTGCGGGTGATCGGGGATACGGATATCAACCCCGGCGACACCTGCGGGCTGGGCTTTGATACCGAATGGCTGTCCTTCTTTGACAGCGACGGTCAGGCTCTGCGCTAA
- a CDS encoding glutathione S-transferase family protein — MPDSAKPLTAIVSPPSPFARKVRVTILECGLTDQVGLQHASNTALKPDPMLIAANPLGKLPALLRPDGPVICDSRVITRYLADLSGTDLYPQDRIWDVLTLEAMADGVMEAALTMAYEHRFRPPEMIFHDWVEAQWRKVIRTLVRIDQDWQAALAAPLDAAQIALGCGLGYLDMRHGARGWRDEAPTLARWYATFAERDAMVATRPE, encoded by the coding sequence ATGCCCGACAGCGCCAAGCCCCTTACCGCCATCGTCTCGCCCCCCTCGCCCTTCGCGCGCAAGGTGCGGGTGACGATCCTGGAATGCGGCCTCACGGATCAGGTCGGCCTGCAGCACGCCTCGAACACCGCGCTGAAACCCGACCCGATGCTGATCGCCGCCAACCCGCTTGGCAAGCTGCCCGCCCTGCTGCGGCCCGACGGTCCCGTGATCTGCGACAGCCGGGTCATAACCCGCTACCTCGCGGACCTGTCGGGGACAGACCTTTACCCGCAGGACCGGATCTGGGACGTGCTGACCCTGGAAGCCATGGCCGACGGCGTCATGGAGGCCGCGCTGACCATGGCCTACGAGCACCGCTTCCGCCCGCCCGAGATGATCTTCCACGATTGGGTCGAAGCCCAGTGGCGCAAGGTGATCCGCACGCTGGTGCGCATCGACCAGGACTGGCAGGCCGCACTGGCGGCACCGCTCGACGCCGCCCAGATCGCGCTTGGCTGCGGACTCGGGTACCTCGATATGCGCCATGGCGCGCGTGGCTGGCGGGACGAGGCTCCGACCCTTGCCCGCTGGTACGCCACCTTTGCCGAACGCGACGCGATGGTCGCCACCCGACCCGAGTAA
- a CDS encoding outer membrane protein, producing MATIKTLSRVSAAAVTLAAGLAAAPALAEVELNFYSGYQTAPHSRINGTSPSTGGFSELIGWEGKSFSAPPYYGLRATWWRDGDWGFGAEFSHNKIYANADDMAAAGFERLEFTDGLNILTVNATRRWQDAWGGFTPYVGGGVGVAIPHVEVTAVGGPSTFGYQMTGPAARFTAGASYALNERWSVFGEYQFTWSDNSAELDGGGSLDTTIYTNALNVGLGFRF from the coding sequence ATGGCAACCATCAAGACCCTTTCCCGTGTTTCCGCAGCGGCCGTCACCCTTGCGGCGGGACTTGCTGCCGCCCCGGCCCTGGCCGAGGTGGAACTGAACTTTTACAGTGGTTATCAAACGGCCCCGCATAGCCGGATCAACGGGACCTCGCCTTCGACGGGCGGGTTCTCCGAGCTGATCGGCTGGGAAGGCAAAAGCTTTTCCGCGCCGCCCTATTACGGTCTGCGTGCCACCTGGTGGCGTGATGGGGATTGGGGATTCGGGGCCGAGTTCAGCCACAACAAGATCTATGCCAACGCAGACGACATGGCTGCGGCCGGGTTCGAACGTCTGGAATTCACCGACGGGCTGAACATCCTGACCGTGAACGCGACGCGGCGCTGGCAGGATGCCTGGGGCGGGTTCACCCCCTATGTCGGCGGCGGTGTCGGCGTGGCGATTCCCCATGTCGAGGTGACGGCCGTCGGTGGGCCGTCGACCTTCGGCTACCAGATGACCGGTCCCGCGGCGCGGTTCACGGCCGGCGCCTCTTATGCGCTGAACGAGCGCTGGTCGGTTTTCGGGGAATACCAGTTCACCTGGTCCGACAATTCGGCGGAACTGGATGGCGGCGGCAGCCTCGACACCACGATCTACACCAACGCGCTGAACGTGGGGCTTGGCTTCCGCTTCTGA
- a CDS encoding ABC transporter substrate-binding protein → MIAFRPRGARASAFLGTALALCLAPAAMAQDMRFWTTEEQPERLARQEQLAADFEEATGIAVEVIPVTESELGTRATAAYAAGDLPDVIYHTLQYALPWAEAGLLDSDAATEVVEDLGMDTFAPGALDMAAYEGGIASVPVDGWTQMILYRKDLFEEHDLEPPTTYAAVTAAVEALNNPPEMYGFVAATKVDDNFMSQVLEHVFLANGVSPVGPDGFQELDVEKTTEVLEFYKTIADASPPGDLFWKQSREVYFAGDAAMIIWSPFILDELAGLRDSAPPTINDDPTSSDLASKTGIVTNFAGPSNPDGAAWAEMNMFGITADADIDNAIDFVKFSMSEGYMNTLAIAPEGKFPIRAGTEEEPTKYADGWAQLDVGVDRKAPLGDLYSADMIDEIVGGLDVAQRWGVEDGQLGLASKMVNTQVVNRYVREYIDGAISAEDAVAKMNDELSKVQ, encoded by the coding sequence ATGATTGCATTCAGACCACGCGGCGCTCGCGCGTCCGCATTCCTCGGGACGGCCCTGGCGCTGTGCCTTGCACCGGCGGCCATGGCGCAGGACATGCGCTTCTGGACCACCGAGGAACAGCCCGAGCGGCTGGCCCGCCAGGAGCAGCTTGCCGCCGATTTCGAAGAGGCCACCGGCATCGCCGTCGAGGTCATTCCCGTGACCGAAAGCGAGCTGGGTACCCGCGCCACTGCGGCCTATGCCGCCGGCGACCTGCCCGACGTGATCTATCACACCCTGCAATATGCCCTGCCCTGGGCCGAAGCCGGTCTGCTGGATTCCGATGCCGCCACCGAGGTGGTCGAGGATCTGGGGATGGATACCTTCGCGCCCGGCGCGCTCGACATGGCGGCCTACGAAGGCGGTATCGCCTCGGTCCCGGTCGATGGCTGGACGCAGATGATCCTGTACCGCAAGGACCTGTTCGAGGAACACGATCTTGAGCCGCCCACGACTTATGCTGCCGTCACCGCGGCCGTCGAGGCGCTGAACAATCCGCCCGAGATGTACGGTTTCGTCGCCGCCACCAAGGTCGACGACAACTTCATGAGCCAGGTTCTGGAACATGTCTTCCTGGCCAACGGCGTCAGCCCGGTCGGCCCCGATGGGTTCCAGGAACTGGACGTCGAAAAGACGACCGAAGTGCTGGAATTCTACAAGACCATCGCGGATGCCTCCCCACCGGGAGACCTGTTCTGGAAGCAGTCGCGCGAAGTCTACTTTGCCGGCGATGCGGCGATGATCATCTGGTCGCCGTTCATCCTGGACGAGCTGGCCGGCCTGCGTGACAGCGCCCCGCCCACCATCAACGACGATCCGACCTCTTCGGATCTGGCGTCGAAAACCGGTATCGTGACCAACTTTGCCGGCCCGTCGAACCCTGATGGTGCTGCCTGGGCCGAGATGAACATGTTCGGGATCACCGCAGACGCGGATATCGACAACGCCATCGACTTCGTGAAGTTCTCGATGAGCGAGGGCTACATGAACACCCTGGCCATCGCGCCCGAAGGCAAGTTCCCGATCCGCGCGGGCACCGAAGAAGAGCCGACGAAATACGCCGATGGCTGGGCACAGCTTGACGTGGGTGTGGATCGCAAGGCGCCGCTGGGGGATCTCTACTCTGCCGACATGATCGACGAGATCGTCGGTGGTCTTGATGTGGCACAGCGATGGGGCGTCGAGGACGGCCAGCTGGGTCTGGCCTCCAAGATGGTCAACACCCAGGTCGTGAACCGCTACGTGCGTGAATATATCGATGGCGCGATCTCTGCAGAAGACGCCGTTGCCAAAATGAACGACGAATTGTCCAAGGTCCAATAA
- a CDS encoding FAD-binding oxidoreductase, translated as MIDRLSALLGPAHVLTGKDAEAYGWDWGHGYFAQPLAVVRPASTAEVSAVVRLADETGTPVIPLSGRTGLAGGGQGEGALVISLERMNRIREIRPGARSAVVEAGVVLARLHEAVGEHDLIFPLMFGARGSAMIGGCLATNAGGSNVLRYGNTRDLVLGIEAVLPNGEVVDLLQDLHKNNSGYDLRHLLIGSEGTLGIITAAVVRLRPQPGAYATAMLGMDSLAPALGLLNRVQQATGGAVEAFEYMPGSYIADYLALHPEGRAPFEQSHPVNILIEIGALAPRDCTPGPDGVVPIAGYLEEVLGEMLEAGEITDAVIAGTGAQRAALWAIREAASEIAAQRHPMSILDVAVPLDRVGDFLTRADDVLASLDPGAGTSVVAHLGDGNVHYTIFPSSKDPMEKDRLVEAIEDVVADLRGAFSAEHGVGTHKLNTMARRKDPGALTAMRAIKAALDPKGIMNPGKLLPPQ; from the coding sequence ATGATCGACCGTCTTTCTGCCCTGCTTGGTCCGGCCCATGTGCTGACCGGGAAAGATGCGGAAGCCTATGGCTGGGACTGGGGTCACGGGTACTTCGCGCAACCCCTCGCGGTGGTGCGCCCGGCCTCCACGGCCGAGGTGTCGGCGGTAGTGCGGCTGGCCGATGAAACCGGCACCCCGGTGATTCCCCTGTCGGGGCGCACGGGTCTGGCCGGGGGCGGGCAGGGCGAAGGCGCTCTGGTGATCTCTCTGGAGCGGATGAACCGGATCCGTGAAATCCGCCCCGGTGCGCGTTCGGCGGTGGTCGAGGCCGGTGTGGTGCTTGCCCGGCTGCACGAGGCGGTCGGGGAACACGACCTGATCTTCCCGCTGATGTTCGGCGCGCGCGGCTCGGCTATGATCGGGGGGTGCCTGGCGACCAATGCCGGGGGCTCCAACGTGCTGCGCTACGGCAATACCCGCGACCTGGTGCTGGGGATCGAGGCGGTGCTGCCGAACGGCGAGGTGGTCGACCTGTTGCAGGACCTGCACAAGAACAACTCGGGCTACGACCTGCGCCACCTGCTGATCGGATCCGAAGGGACGCTGGGGATCATCACCGCGGCGGTGGTGCGGCTGCGCCCGCAGCCCGGCGCCTACGCCACCGCGATGCTGGGTATGGACAGCCTGGCCCCGGCGCTCGGCCTGCTGAACCGGGTGCAACAGGCCACGGGGGGCGCGGTCGAGGCCTTTGAGTACATGCCCGGCAGCTACATCGCCGATTATCTGGCCCTGCACCCCGAGGGGCGCGCGCCTTTCGAACAAAGCCACCCGGTGAACATACTGATCGAGATCGGGGCCCTTGCGCCGCGCGATTGCACGCCCGGCCCGGATGGCGTGGTTCCGATTGCCGGCTACCTCGAGGAAGTCCTGGGCGAGATGCTGGAAGCCGGCGAGATCACCGATGCGGTGATCGCCGGAACCGGGGCACAACGCGCGGCGCTCTGGGCGATCCGGGAAGCGGCCAGCGAGATCGCGGCGCAGCGCCACCCGATGTCGATCCTGGACGTGGCCGTTCCGCTGGATCGGGTCGGGGATTTCCTGACCCGCGCCGATGATGTGCTGGCATCGCTGGACCCCGGGGCCGGGACCTCGGTCGTGGCGCATCTGGGCGATGGCAACGTGCACTACACGATCTTCCCTTCCAGCAAGGATCCGATGGAAAAGGACCGCCTTGTGGAGGCGATCGAGGATGTCGTCGCCGATCTGCGTGGCGCCTTTTCGGCGGAACATGGCGTCGGAACGCACAAGTTGAACACCATGGCACGGCGCAAGGATCCGGGCGCCCTGACAGCGATGCGGGCGATCAAGGCGGCCCTCGATCCCAAGGGGATCATGAACCCCGGCAAGCTGCTGCCGCCGCAATAG
- a CDS encoding HNH endonuclease, whose product MARIQEIIPKPGVQDRFIALIEPGSYLRFDVEVPRLLQGRPLEAALRHADGTPKSGGAQQLAMRRLPDEDFARIVNIGLPQNLERIEAARYNPDAYEVAEDAAIFERPVIERLTNRPYRDVAFRRKVREAYGYRCAISGLQLRNGGGRPEVQAAHIRPVAHKGSDSVSNGLALSGTLHWMFDRGLISVAEDQTILVSRNKVPGEVVDRLIMPDLKLCLPQDKREWPHPENLRWHRENVFGQFIAAEPMPWG is encoded by the coding sequence GTGGCGCGCATTCAGGAGATCATTCCGAAGCCGGGCGTTCAGGATCGTTTTATCGCCCTGATCGAGCCGGGGAGTTATCTGCGCTTTGATGTCGAAGTGCCGAGACTTCTGCAGGGCCGGCCGCTTGAAGCGGCTTTGCGCCATGCTGATGGCACACCGAAATCGGGTGGCGCGCAGCAATTGGCTATGCGGCGACTGCCGGACGAGGATTTTGCGCGGATCGTCAATATTGGGCTGCCGCAGAACCTGGAAAGGATCGAAGCCGCGCGATACAATCCAGACGCTTATGAAGTGGCGGAAGACGCGGCGATATTCGAACGCCCGGTCATCGAACGGCTGACCAACCGTCCTTACCGGGATGTCGCCTTTCGGCGGAAAGTCCGCGAAGCCTATGGCTATCGATGTGCCATTTCGGGGTTGCAGTTGCGGAATGGCGGGGGACGGCCGGAAGTCCAGGCGGCGCATATCCGTCCGGTGGCGCACAAGGGAAGTGATTCCGTTTCCAATGGTCTTGCGCTTTCGGGCACCTTGCACTGGATGTTCGATCGGGGCCTGATCTCGGTCGCTGAAGACCAGACGATCCTTGTGTCGCGCAACAAGGTTCCGGGAGAGGTGGTTGATCGCCTAATCATGCCGGACCTGAAGCTGTGCCTGCCGCAGGACAAGCGCGAGTGGCCGCATCCGGAAAACTTGCGCTGGCACCGCGAGAATGTCTTCGGCCAGTTCATTGCCGCCGAGCCGATGCCCTGGGGGTAG
- a CDS encoding carbohydrate ABC transporter permease, with the protein MSSAPSVPSRPTDAGQAQAVPPRGRGPLARREARLAWQLLLPTLMAVSLVVILPLLAIFWISFKPVTLADLRPPAPVLRESLRGEGDEMRVEYRLRNSSRDQLITGVTLTDTLPDSLSLRGEPEAPCVVEGRDITCEFGDIEGGFRSTVAIPVTGSGDPDVLEEDAEGSEPGITGSAPNILTNFDFTLENFARIFNGSEFWGVLGVTLFYTFFGTAGALIVGLFAAMLLDRSFKGQGILRGLYLFPYVAPVIAVAFTWVTLFDPFSGSANALLLRMGVTHQAINFFGEKPLALVMVTLFEVWRYFPLSFLFILARMQSIDTDMYEAADMDGASPFQKFRYLSMPQLLGILSVLFLLRFIWTFNKFDDIFLLTGGNAGTRVLTVNVYEQAFAVSNIGAGAAVAVVIFACLVMFSVFFFRVMSREEGL; encoded by the coding sequence ATGAGCTCCGCCCCCTCTGTCCCCTCTCGCCCGACCGACGCAGGCCAGGCACAAGCGGTCCCGCCAAGGGGCCGTGGCCCGCTGGCCCGGCGCGAGGCACGTCTGGCCTGGCAATTGCTGCTGCCGACGCTCATGGCGGTGTCGCTTGTGGTGATCCTGCCGCTGCTGGCGATCTTCTGGATCTCCTTCAAGCCGGTGACCCTTGCGGACCTGCGTCCGCCCGCACCGGTGCTGCGCGAAAGCCTGCGTGGCGAAGGCGACGAGATGCGGGTCGAATACCGGCTGCGCAATTCTTCTCGTGACCAGCTGATCACCGGCGTGACCCTGACGGATACACTGCCCGACTCCCTGTCCCTGCGCGGTGAGCCCGAGGCCCCCTGCGTTGTCGAGGGCCGCGACATTACCTGCGAATTCGGGGATATCGAGGGCGGGTTCCGCAGCACGGTCGCGATCCCCGTGACCGGCTCGGGCGACCCGGACGTGCTGGAAGAGGACGCCGAAGGCTCCGAACCCGGCATCACCGGATCGGCGCCCAACATCCTGACCAACTTCGATTTCACGCTGGAAAACTTTGCTCGCATCTTCAATGGCTCTGAGTTCTGGGGCGTCCTGGGCGTGACGCTGTTCTATACCTTCTTCGGCACCGCCGGCGCGCTGATCGTCGGGCTGTTCGCCGCCATGCTGCTGGATCGCAGCTTCAAGGGGCAGGGCATCCTGCGGGGTCTTTACCTTTTCCCCTACGTGGCGCCGGTCATCGCGGTGGCCTTCACCTGGGTGACATTGTTCGATCCCTTCTCGGGCTCGGCCAATGCGCTGCTGCTCCGCATGGGGGTCACCCATCAGGCGATCAACTTCTTCGGGGAAAAGCCGCTGGCCCTCGTCATGGTCACCCTGTTCGAGGTCTGGCGATATTTCCCGCTGTCCTTCCTGTTCATCCTGGCCCGAATGCAAAGCATCGACACCGACATGTACGAAGCCGCGGACATGGATGGCGCCTCGCCGTTCCAGAAATTCCGCTACCTGTCGATGCCGCAGCTTCTGGGGATCCTGTCGGTCCTGTTCCTGCTGCGCTTCATCTGGACCTTCAACAAGTTCGACGACATCTTCCTGCTGACCGGTGGCAATGCCGGGACCCGCGTGCTGACGGTGAATGTCTATGAACAGGCCTTTGCGGTGTCCAACATCGGTGCCGGTGCCGCCGTGGCCGTGGTGATCTTTGCCTGCCTCGTGATGTTCAGCGTCTTCTTCTTCCGCGTCATGAGCCGCGAGGAGGGGTTGTGA